In Candidatus Latescibacterota bacterium, the sequence TACTATCGTCGAGTTCATGAACGATATCCGGCCTTTGCTGGCCGAAGTGCCAGGCGCAGAGATCATGGTTACTGCTTCGGGCGATGGTGGTGGGGTGGAGGCTGATCTTGTGATGGAGATCCTTTCATCGGACCCGGAGAAGCTGACCCGGTACAGTCGGGACATATTCGCAATAGTGCAGGATGTATCCGGACTGGTCGAGGTGCAGACTACCGAGAAGACTGGAAAACCTGAGATAGTCATGAGGCCGAGGCGGCGTCAGATGGCGCAGCGCGGACTTCAGCCGGCAAACGCGGGGATGATCCTCAGGGCAGCCTACGAAGGTCAGGAGGCGGGGGTCTACCGTGAACTCGGTGAGGAATACGATATCATGGTGAAGTATGCCTCGGATATTCGTTCCGACCCGGACTATCTGAAGGATATGCCATTCAACCTTCCCTCTGGTGGGGAGGTCCCTCTGTCAGACATAGCGACCCTGGAGAACGCGACTGGAGATGCCGAGATCCTTCACCGCGACAAGCAGAGGATGGTGCAGATCACGGCGAATGTCGCGACAGGTACTGTCAGCGAGGCGAGGGCGATAATCGATGAGAAGGTCGAAGATCTGGGGCTGCCATCGGGAGTAAGGTTCAAGTATGCGGGAATGGCTGAGGTCCAGGACGAATCGTTCGCCTCGATCCAGACGGCGATGATCCTGGCGGTCGTACTGGTGTATATTGTGATGGCTGCTATTCTGGAGTCTTTCATACACCCTGTCACCGTTATGATCACTCTGCCGCTCGGACTTATCGGGACCTCGTTCGCGCTTTTCTTTACAGGACAGACGATCAACATCATGTCGTTGATGGCGATGGTGATGCTGGTGGGAATCGTGGTGAACAACGCCATCCTTCTTCTCGATGCCACCAGACAGTTGAGGGAACAGGGCAGGAAGATGAGGGAGGCCCTTCTCGAGGCTTGTCCGCAGAGGCTCAGGCCGATCATTATGGCAAACCTCGCGATCGCAGTCGGGATGATCCCGCAGGCGATGGGTGGTTCCGGCGTAGAGTACCGGACTCCGATGGCCGTGGTACAGATCGGTGGTGTGCTGCTTTCAGCGGTGTTCACGATCTTCGTCATCCCGGTCATCTATTCGATGGTGGACAGACTGACTCCCGCGGGCAAAAGGGAACGCAGGGAGATGGCAAACCAGGGAACCCCGTGACCTGAACGGGCCTTTCAGTCAGAGATATGAAACAGAGTTCAGGGCCGGTCTTGTGCCGGCCCTGGTTCTTTCTTAGGCCCCGGTGCTTTCTCTGGTTTCTGTTCTTTCCCCGACCCGGCCTCACTGTCTTTTCCGTCGCCAGGCAACCGGTATGCGAAAAGAGCGGCGAGAAATATGATCAGCAGGGGTTCCAGCAGTATCCTGTCACCCATCTGAAAATCTGTAATAAATATCAGAAGAACTATGTATCCGATTACCGGAAGTCCCGCTGCCAGGTGTCTTCTGCCGAAGTGCCTGATCATTCCGGCAAGTCCCAGGAAAAGAACCAGGATGTATGACCAGGTCATCATGTAGTTACTGTTTCTGAGTCCTTGATTCTGAGGTTCTTCGTTCGTGAGCTCGTTCCAGCTTCTTCCGAATAATGTCTCTATTTCGATGTAGATGCGGTGCAATGGTTTCCACCTGTCCCTGTTGGGACCTGCGGTCCCGAGGCTGTACTTATCGAATGAGACAGAGTATGCAGCCCGGTCGTAAACCGGGACCATCCTGTTTATACGGGTAGAATTACGGACCGCCCAGGGTGCAAGAGTCACTGCCAGTACAATAAGGAAGAGGATCCTTCTTCGGGTTGAGAAGACCACTCCGGGAACGATAAATATCGCTATCGGAGTCAGCATTATTGACAATCCCATTATGACAGCCAATCCACAGGCTTTAATGTTTTCCCGTATCCTGGACACAGAAAGGGCCATTATCAAGAGAATAAGGAAGACAAGTACCGAGTCCGGCCTGATCCTCAGGCTGGAAAGGATGAGGTTGGGATAGATTGCGATTACAGCAGCCGCTACGAGTCCTGTCCGTCTGCAGAACATTTTCCGTCCGGCATCGTACACGAGGGCGATCGAGATGGATGAGAGTACAGCCTGAATCAGGAACAACCCTATGGGATGGGATCGTCCTGCGAGGATCTTTGAAATGTGTACGATGACAGGATACAGGGGAGGTGTCAGAGTGTCGAGGGCCCCTTTTGGTGTAATGGAGGACAGGCCGGATATTGTCCAGGTCTCACTCACTCCCTGCTGAACCTGGCCCGACAGGGCAAGATATACTCTCACAGCAGTTCCCAGCAGAAGTATCACCAGGAGGATATCCCAGTCACCCTGTGCCCATTCTTTTATTCGCCCGGAACACCTGTTGAGGAATCCAAGGATCGATCCCCCTGTCTTTCCTTCCCGCATGACCCTCCAAGAAGTATAGAAGTAAATATAATCAGAGAAGGCTCGGCCAGAAGCCTGTACCTTATCTTGAACATTGCGAGCAGAATGAAGAATGCTAGGTAGCTGAGCGCCGGCCACATCACGCCCCGGTTCTTCTTGTCATATCTCCGCAACATTCCCGCCGCGCCCAGGATCAGGACAGGCAGGTATCCATAATGCAGTATGTTGGA encodes:
- a CDS encoding glycosyltransferase family 39 protein; its protein translation is MREGKTGGSILGFLNRCSGRIKEWAQGDWDILLVILLLGTAVRVYLALSGQVQQGVSETWTISGLSSITPKGALDTLTPPLYPVIVHISKILAGRSHPIGLFLIQAVLSSISIALVYDAGRKMFCRRTGLVAAAVIAIYPNLILSSLRIRPDSVLVFLILLIMALSVSRIRENIKACGLAVIMGLSIMLTPIAIFIVPGVVFSTRRRILFLIVLAVTLAPWAVRNSTRINRMVPVYDRAAYSVSFDKYSLGTAGPNRDRWKPLHRIYIEIETLFGRSWNELTNEEPQNQGLRNSNYMMTWSYILVLFLGLAGMIRHFGRRHLAAGLPVIGYIVLLIFITDFQMGDRILLEPLLIIFLAALFAYRLPGDGKDSEAGSGKEQKPEKAPGPKKEPGPAQDRP